In uncultured Methanobacterium sp., a genomic segment contains:
- a CDS encoding rubrerythrin — protein sequence MEKTLENLTKAFIGESQARNRYSFYAKQATKDGYPQISEIFLETAENERQHAKWLFKLIQEVKVNVDLDDDEIHVEAEAPLTIGDTVENLKAAIAGEHYENSEMYPEFAKVAKEEGLDAIARRLMAIGKAEVHHEERYIQLLEQVEAGTLFKKEEDVSWTCLKCGYSVTGKQPPEKCPACDHPTKYFFIRCEEY from the coding sequence ATGGAAAAAACCTTAGAAAACCTTACCAAGGCGTTTATTGGTGAAAGTCAAGCTAGAAACCGTTACAGTTTCTACGCGAAACAGGCTACAAAGGATGGTTACCCTCAAATTTCTGAGATATTCCTGGAAACTGCTGAAAATGAAAGGCAACATGCAAAATGGTTGTTCAAACTGATCCAGGAAGTTAAGGTTAATGTGGATCTGGATGATGATGAGATACACGTGGAAGCTGAAGCTCCATTAACAATTGGTGACACCGTGGAAAACCTGAAAGCCGCCATTGCAGGGGAACACTACGAAAACAGTGAAATGTACCCAGAATTTGCTAAAGTTGCTAAAGAAGAAGGGTTAGATGCTATAGCACGCAGGTTAATGGCCATTGGAAAGGCAGAAGTTCACCACGAGGAAAGATACATCCAGCTCCTGGAACAGGTGGAAGCCGGCACTCTCTTTAAAAAGGAAGAAGATGTTTCATGGACCTGTCTCAAGTGTGGTTACTCAGTCACTGGGAAACAACCACCAGAAAAGTGCCCCGCATGTGATCATCCCACCAAGTACTTCTTTATCCGCTGTGAAGAGTATTAA
- a CDS encoding desulfoferrodoxin — protein sequence MTEKGQIYRCDICGNIVNVFCEGAGKLVCCEVPMELLNEKQDADGAIKHRPVIEKSAVGVKVKVGEVPHPMEENHHIEWVELATANQVFIQFLEPGDKPEAEFPVDLETGLKARSYCNIHGLWKS from the coding sequence ATGACTGAAAAAGGACAGATATATCGGTGTGATATTTGTGGGAACATAGTGAATGTTTTCTGCGAGGGTGCAGGCAAACTGGTTTGTTGTGAAGTGCCCATGGAACTTTTAAATGAGAAACAGGATGCTGATGGTGCTATAAAACACCGACCAGTGATTGAAAAATCAGCGGTGGGGGTTAAGGTTAAGGTGGGAGAAGTACCTCACCCCATGGAGGAAAATCACCATATAGAGTGGGTGGAACTGGCCACTGCTAACCAGGTTTTCATACAGTTTTTAGAGCCCGGTGACAAGCCCGAGGCAGAATTCCCAGTAGATCTAGAAACCGGTCTAAAAGCCAGGAGTTACTGCAATATCCACGGATTATGGAAATCATAA